In the Deinococcus ficus genome, one interval contains:
- the folK gene encoding 2-amino-4-hydroxy-6-hydroxymethyldihydropteridine diphosphokinase produces MTTTPALHDAFIALGANLGEPLPTLRRAVEALGTLGEIAGVSRLYRTAPVGGPGGQPDYLNAAVHLRTPLDARALLAALHSIEAAAGRTRTERWEARTLDLDLILHGSAVSDDETLALPHPRAWDRAFVLAPLHDLNPDLRHPVTGESVREALTRLGPAADVQPGLTGWLDA; encoded by the coding sequence GTGACCACGACACCCGCCTTGCACGACGCCTTCATCGCGCTGGGCGCGAACCTGGGCGAACCGCTGCCCACCCTGCGCCGGGCCGTGGAAGCCCTGGGCACGCTTGGCGAGATTGCGGGCGTCTCACGTCTGTACCGCACGGCGCCGGTGGGCGGGCCGGGCGGGCAGCCGGACTACCTGAACGCCGCCGTGCACCTGCGCACGCCCCTGGACGCCCGCGCCCTGCTGGCTGCCCTGCACAGCATCGAGGCCGCGGCGGGCCGCACCCGCACCGAGCGCTGGGAGGCCCGCACGCTGGACCTGGACCTGATCCTGCACGGCAGCGCGGTCTCCGACGACGAGACGCTGGCCCTCCCGCACCCCCGCGCCTGGGACCGGGCGTTCGTGCTTGCTCCGCTGCATGACCTGAACCCGGACCTGCGCCACCCGGTCACCGGAGAGAGTGTGCGGGAGGCCCTGACGCGGCTCGGGCCGGCCGCGGACGTGCAGCCCGGCCTGACCGGCTGGCTGGACGCCTGA
- the folP gene encoding dihydropteroate synthase translates to MTRVARPHTLTFGRPVPDAEPDPDGRWRLTWTGTAVMGILNVTPDSFSDGGKHAALDTALHAARRMRDAGVLILDIGGESTRPGADPVPAHTELDRLLPVIRALAGEGVVLSVDTMKPEVAAGALRAGAHLINDVTGLRDPEMVRVCAEAGAPACVMHMQGEPRTMQKNPVYADVVAEVHGFLRAQAARVLAAGVPDVLLDPGIGFGKTLEHNLALLRATHALTAGPHPVLIAASRKRLIDYLAGVPDAAQRDPGSLAIHLHAARQGAALVRAHDAAGHVQALRVQAALEP, encoded by the coding sequence ATGACGCGCGTCGCGAGGCCCCACACCCTGACCTTCGGACGGCCGGTGCCGGATGCCGAGCCGGACCCGGACGGCCGCTGGCGCCTGACCTGGACGGGCACGGCAGTGATGGGCATCCTGAACGTCACGCCGGACAGCTTCAGCGACGGCGGGAAGCACGCCGCGCTGGACACCGCCCTGCACGCCGCGCGGCGCATGCGGGACGCGGGCGTGCTGATCCTGGACATTGGCGGGGAAAGCACCCGGCCCGGCGCGGACCCCGTCCCCGCCCACACGGAGCTGGACCGCCTGCTGCCCGTGATCCGCGCCCTGGCGGGGGAGGGCGTGGTGCTCAGCGTGGACACCATGAAACCCGAGGTGGCGGCCGGGGCGCTGCGGGCCGGGGCGCACCTGATCAACGACGTGACCGGCCTGCGCGACCCGGAGATGGTCCGCGTGTGTGCCGAGGCCGGCGCGCCCGCCTGCGTGATGCACATGCAGGGCGAGCCGCGCACCATGCAGAAAAATCCCGTGTACGCGGACGTGGTCGCGGAGGTGCACGGTTTCCTGCGCGCCCAGGCCGCCCGGGTGCTCGCGGCGGGCGTGCCGGACGTGCTGCTGGACCCCGGCATCGGGTTCGGGAAGACGCTGGAGCACAACCTGGCGCTGCTGCGTGCCACGCACGCCCTGACGGCCGGACCGCACCCGGTGCTGATCGCCGCGAGCCGCAAACGCCTGATCGACTACCTGGCCGGCGTGCCGGACGCCGCGCAGCGCGACCCGGGCAGCCTTGCCATCCACCTGCACGCGGCGCGGCAGGGCGCGGCCCTGGTCCGCGCGCACGACGCGGCCGGGCACGTGCAGGCCCTGCGGGTGCAGGCGGCCCTGGAGCCATAA
- a CDS encoding YraN family protein, with product MKGAEAEDRAARHLAGLGRAVVARNYRLPGGEIDLITREPDGTLVFTEVRQRAAGRFGSAAESVTPRKLALMHRAALAYLTRELGREDLPCRLEVLTIDGPADTGTLALIPLT from the coding sequence CTGAAGGGCGCAGAGGCCGAGGACCGCGCCGCCCGGCACCTCGCGGGCCTGGGGCGGGCGGTGGTCGCCCGGAACTACCGCCTGCCTGGCGGCGAGATTGACCTGATCACCCGTGAGCCGGATGGAACGCTGGTGTTCACGGAGGTCCGTCAGCGGGCTGCCGGGCGGTTCGGCAGTGCCGCGGAGAGCGTCACGCCGCGCAAGCTGGCGCTGATGCACCGCGCCGCCCTGGCATACCTGACCCGCGAGCTGGGCCGCGAGGACCTGCCCTGCCGGCTGGAGGTGCTCACCATCGACGGACCGGCCGACACGGGCACCCTCGCGCTGATCCCGCTAACGTAA
- the folB gene encoding dihydroneopterin aldolase encodes MSRIVLEGLEFHARHGVFETEAALGARFVVDVELHYPFAGIPDELDAAVNYAAVYAAVQEEVTGQRYDLIEVLADRIARRVLRDQPKLTRVTVRVHKPFAPLPGIFRDVRAELDLSRGDL; translated from the coding sequence GTGAGCCGCATCGTTCTGGAAGGCCTGGAATTTCACGCCCGTCACGGCGTCTTCGAGACGGAGGCCGCCCTGGGCGCGCGGTTCGTGGTGGACGTGGAACTGCACTACCCCTTCGCCGGAATCCCGGACGAGCTGGACGCGGCCGTGAACTACGCCGCGGTGTACGCCGCCGTGCAGGAGGAGGTGACCGGGCAGCGGTACGACCTGATCGAGGTGCTTGCCGACCGTATTGCCCGGCGGGTGCTGCGCGACCAGCCGAAACTGACGCGCGTGACGGTGCGGGTGCACAAGCCGTTCGCGCCGCTGCCCGGCATCTTCCGCGACGTCCGCGCCGAACTGGACCTGAGCCGCGGGGACCTGTGA
- a CDS encoding ImmA/IrrE family metallo-endopeptidase: MRDLAAAYARTVPGLDAHSLMEGLDGISLTFMPMGDRDGAYDPEHRVIMINSSVRPERQRFTLAHEISHALLLGDDDLLSDIHDEYEGDRLEQVIETLCNVGAAAILMPDDLIADVLRRFGPTGRALAELARRADVSASSALYTLAEQTRDPVIYAVCAVTRLDGEDGEGPRKELTVRASSGAPGVKYVPGQDTVIPSDHPAAVTLDTGLPADEDSYVPFRSGRRMPARVNAFAERGRVLVSFHLRDDKAGRPEADGALSDSAALPT; this comes from the coding sequence ATGCGGGACCTGGCCGCCGCGTACGCCCGCACAGTCCCCGGCCTGGACGCCCACAGCCTGATGGAAGGCCTGGACGGCATCAGCCTCACCTTCATGCCCATGGGCGACCGGGACGGCGCGTACGACCCGGAGCACCGCGTCATCATGATCAACAGCTCTGTCCGCCCGGAACGGCAGCGTTTCACCCTGGCGCACGAGATCAGCCACGCGCTGCTCCTCGGGGACGACGACCTCCTCAGCGACATTCACGACGAGTACGAGGGGGACCGCCTGGAGCAGGTGATCGAGACGCTGTGCAACGTCGGGGCCGCCGCGATCCTGATGCCGGACGACCTGATCGCCGACGTGCTGCGCCGCTTCGGGCCGACCGGGCGCGCCCTGGCCGAACTGGCCCGCCGGGCGGACGTAAGCGCCAGCAGCGCCCTGTATACCCTGGCCGAGCAGACCCGCGACCCCGTGATCTATGCGGTGTGCGCCGTGACCCGCCTGGACGGAGAGGACGGCGAGGGCCCCCGCAAGGAACTCACCGTCCGGGCCAGCAGTGGCGCGCCGGGCGTGAAATATGTGCCCGGCCAGGACACCGTGATCCCCAGCGATCACCCGGCCGCCGTGACGCTGGACACCGGCCTGCCCGCCGACGAGGACAGTTACGTGCCCTTCCGCTCCGGGCGGCGCATGCCGGCGCGGGTGAACGCCTTCGCGGAGCGCGGCCGGGTGCTGGTGAGTTTCCACCTGCGGGACGACAAAGCAGGCCGCCCCGAAGCTGACGGTGCCCTCTCGGACAGCGCCGCGCTCCCCACATGA